From Etheostoma spectabile isolate EspeVRDwgs_2016 chromosome 8, UIUC_Espe_1.0, whole genome shotgun sequence, a single genomic window includes:
- the LOC116694118 gene encoding parathyroid hormone-related protein, with the protein MCSIVMLHQWSLAVFLLCSPVTLDGRPVDALSSRTRRSVSHAQLMHDKGRSLQEFKRRMWLKELLEEVHTADEHAPPVQSRTQSQIFSGNALHEKPPGATKNLPDRFRTDREGPNLPQETNKALAYKDQPLKVATKRKKKVRLGRRRESDKKRRRARSVTSKEP; encoded by the exons ATGTGCTCTATAGTCATGCTTCATCAGTGGAGTCTGGCTGTGTTCTTGCTGTGCTCCCCAGTGACTCTTGATGGGAGACCAGTTGATGCACTTAGTAGCAGAAC GAGGAGGTCAGTGAGCCATGCCCAGCTGATGCATGACAAGGGCCGCTCCTTACAGGAGTTCAAGCGCCGCATGTGGCTGAAGGAGCTGTTGGAAGAGGTGCACACTGCTGATGAGCACGCTCCACCTGTGCAGAGCAGAACCCAGAGCCAAATCTTCAGTGGGAATGCCCTGCACGAGAAGCCCCCAGGGGCCACCAAGAACCTCCCCGACAGGTTCAGGACGGACAGAGAGGGCCCTAACCTGCCCCAGGAGACCAACAAGGCTCTGGCATATAAGGACCAGCCACTAAAAGTAGCcaccaagagaaaaaaaaaggtgaggTTAGGCAGACGTAGAGAGAGCGACAAGAAGCGAAGGCGGGCACGGTCTGTCACATCAAAGGAGCCATAA